Proteins from a genomic interval of Microcoleus sp. AS-A8:
- a CDS encoding PD-(D/E)XK nuclease family protein: protein MQRTLYLSSIPQPLLQQLANRPHFRALAPTPQAARALQVPHQNLETLAQKWVRTNGLTVASPLTAYRTLRSAVREVINPLDIEGTARALTPALKAILRAGVDLEALKNFLGERVQQLARLADAYQVRLRAVGAIDPAEIFWQATRFQPERQSIFIYGYFHPRRDELAFLNAVAGEGSVMILPCTEEDIFTSNREAIGWLQQQGWVVDEFKIQNSDFKRKIVGEPNTWSDRELLGEQLSACFLDSTAVPVGVSAHVYPNLEAEVRGVLAQVKNLLHEGVAANEIVLVARDDAFYGPTVIDIAWEYDLPVRALYGIPLRETRLGAWVQLLLEVIRDNFPFESTAKLLSHPMAGKLSANIWAEARKRHPSNRNDWQKLGVDLSLLDWPKRDRRAEWVQRLQDVLNTFELRRRGRRWAREIVAFYRVQEALVDLAKPETERISLEDFIQDVTDTLALLSVPAQPGRGGVELHTPLSLFGAHYQHVFVLGTAEGLLPAPIENDPVLDFHERKRLVRHGFLFETAAQSAQREAFSFWTLLQVAGTTVTFSYPQLIGKEPSLPTPYLKQLGLEAFPPLLLPIASLEEARRLYLRRDGLLDAQEPSFALLTDSVFANAVRAWGIEQRRESPEPANEFDGVVGLAIDPTSRVFSASQLTTLGQCPFKWFAQQVLRLKELQEAESDLGFALKGQLYHRSLELALAPVTSAADLHLVGPEQLKMAFLQAEQDLEFPALSAWDVRRDEHLKVLSLNLTEPKFLEAGVEIVSLETEFKEALWQGLRVKGQVDRIDRTPNGLALLDYKTSSTKPAGVKNALGKAELDIQLSIYMDVVGTLFPSETVTDAYYYSLKTRKPIKPKRDEAALAAFAERVKSHLEMGHYPVEPDVDRNACRTCPFDLVCRKGTRLSRKQLLELQHESDD from the coding sequence ATGCAGCGAACTCTCTATCTCAGTTCAATACCTCAGCCGCTACTCCAGCAGTTAGCCAATCGCCCTCATTTCAGAGCGCTCGCTCCCACGCCACAAGCAGCGCGAGCGTTGCAAGTCCCGCACCAAAACTTGGAAACCTTAGCGCAGAAGTGGGTTCGCACTAACGGCTTGACTGTCGCCTCTCCCTTAACAGCCTACCGAACCCTGCGTAGTGCTGTTCGTGAAGTCATCAATCCCTTAGATATCGAAGGAACCGCTCGCGCTCTTACACCAGCCCTCAAAGCCATCCTCCGAGCTGGTGTAGATTTGGAGGCTTTGAAAAATTTTTTGGGTGAGCGGGTGCAGCAGTTAGCACGTTTAGCCGATGCTTACCAGGTAAGGCTGAGAGCCGTTGGAGCAATTGACCCAGCAGAAATTTTTTGGCAAGCCACCCGCTTCCAACCCGAACGACAGTCAATTTTTATCTATGGTTACTTCCATCCCCGTAGGGACGAATTGGCATTTTTGAATGCTGTAGCTGGCGAGGGCAGCGTGATGATTTTGCCCTGTACCGAGGAGGATATTTTCACCAGTAATCGAGAAGCCATAGGCTGGCTACAGCAACAAGGCTGGGTAGTGGATGAATTCAAGATTCAAAATTCAGACTTCAAAAGGAAAATAGTAGGAGAGCCAAACACCTGGAGCGATCGCGAACTCTTGGGAGAGCAGCTATCAGCGTGTTTTCTTGATAGCACAGCCGTCCCAGTTGGGGTCAGCGCTCACGTCTATCCCAACCTGGAAGCTGAAGTGCGGGGAGTTCTTGCTCAGGTGAAAAACTTGCTGCACGAGGGAGTAGCTGCTAATGAAATCGTGCTGGTTGCCCGCGATGATGCCTTCTACGGTCCTACCGTAATTGATATTGCCTGGGAATATGACCTACCCGTCCGCGCTCTCTACGGCATCCCCTTGCGGGAAACTCGGTTGGGTGCGTGGGTACAACTATTACTCGAAGTCATCAGAGATAACTTCCCCTTCGAGTCTACAGCGAAACTGCTGAGTCACCCAATGGCTGGAAAGTTATCTGCCAATATTTGGGCAGAGGCTCGCAAGCGCCATCCCAGCAATCGCAACGATTGGCAGAAGTTGGGAGTTGACCTGTCATTACTTGACTGGCCGAAACGGGATAGACGTGCTGAGTGGGTGCAGCGCTTACAAGACGTACTCAATACCTTTGAGCTGCGACGACGTGGCAGACGTTGGGCGCGAGAAATTGTTGCGTTCTATCGAGTGCAGGAAGCGTTGGTAGACCTGGCTAAACCGGAAACCGAGAGGATTAGTCTGGAGGACTTTATTCAAGATGTTACTGACACCCTGGCGCTGCTAAGCGTTCCAGCCCAACCCGGTCGGGGTGGGGTAGAGTTGCACACGCCACTCTCTCTATTTGGCGCTCACTACCAACACGTCTTCGTCCTGGGAACCGCCGAGGGACTTTTGCCTGCCCCAATTGAAAATGACCCGGTGCTGGACTTCCACGAACGCAAACGGTTAGTCAGACACGGATTTCTTTTTGAAACCGCTGCCCAATCCGCTCAACGGGAGGCATTTTCCTTCTGGACGCTTTTGCAGGTGGCAGGAACCACCGTGACTTTCTCCTATCCCCAGCTAATTGGGAAAGAGCCATCCCTGCCAACGCCCTATCTAAAACAGTTGGGCTTGGAAGCGTTTCCTCCTCTTTTGTTACCAATTGCCAGTTTGGAAGAAGCCCGTCGGCTTTACCTCAGACGAGATGGTTTGCTCGACGCTCAAGAACCTAGCTTTGCTTTACTAACCGACTCAGTATTTGCAAATGCTGTCCGTGCTTGGGGCATCGAGCAGCGGCGTGAGAGTCCAGAGCCAGCCAATGAGTTTGACGGGGTGGTTGGTCTAGCGATTGACCCGACTTCGCGAGTCTTCAGCGCCTCCCAACTCACAACTCTAGGGCAATGTCCCTTCAAATGGTTCGCTCAACAGGTACTCCGTCTCAAGGAACTACAGGAAGCTGAGTCGGATTTGGGTTTTGCACTTAAAGGACAACTCTACCACCGCAGCCTAGAGTTAGCCCTAGCTCCTGTAACAAGTGCTGCTGACCTGCATTTGGTTGGACCCGAACAACTAAAAATGGCATTCCTGCAAGCCGAGCAGGATTTAGAATTCCCCGCCCTTTCTGCGTGGGATGTGCGCCGAGACGAGCATCTCAAGGTTTTGAGCCTCAATCTTACCGAGCCAAAGTTTCTGGAAGCGGGTGTGGAGATAGTTTCTCTAGAGACGGAGTTTAAGGAAGCCCTATGGCAGGGACTCAGGGTTAAGGGACAAGTAGATCGAATTGACCGAACTCCCAACGGGCTGGCTCTACTCGATTACAAAACTAGTTCTACAAAACCAGCAGGAGTAAAAAACGCGCTTGGCAAAGCGGAGTTGGATATCCAACTGTCTATATATATGGATGTGGTGGGAACGCTTTTTCCCAGTGAGACAGTCACTGATGCCTACTACTACTCGCTAAAGACGCGCAAGCCAATTAAACCCAAACGAGACGAGGCAGCACTAGCAGCTTTTGCCGAGCGGGTCAAATCTCATCTGGAGATGGGACACTACCCCGTTGAACCTGATGTTGACAGAAATGCCTGTAGAACCTGTCCCTTTGACTTGGTTTGTCGCAAGGGAACCCGCTTGAGCCGCAAACAATTATTAGAGCTTCAACATGAGTCTGACGACTGA
- a CDS encoding UvrD-helicase domain-containing protein, with protein sequence MSLTTEQQTAAYAKTSVAVTAGAGTGKTHMLAERYLYYLRENDFSPLEIVAVTFTEKAAKELRSRIRALVAKQLPDRTDLLAELEAAQISTLHALASRICREHPNEAGVPPDFTILDELEGELWLSDCLEAALAQLPARLYELIPYSLMSKALESLIADPIAAERALCKGTQNWSNLAAQLQQQALEELLNHPSWEEARNTLNQFVGKAGDRLEEFRQVAVQAMTAIESKENLQESLAAINSIKLNVGSKKNWQAGALEIVKDVLKNLRGQVEKALDADLITLEFGSIDTQLLEMLPALREAYGSVLDYLNSVKRRSRILTFADLEVHALRALSDLKVQSYYQQRWQVFLVDEFQDTNPTQAELLEVLTHHSQLTIVGDVKQSIYGFRRADVRVFNQFRDRILNTDGVEVILNKSFRTHQSLITQINGIFAPVLGELHQDLSAHRNEAPHPHPHLRVEVVQGEDGVNKAQRQLVEAHHIAQRIKAMIDAQTPIHDKRTNQLRPLTPGDIAILSRTWEPLEIYGEALAAVGIPIAPAGGGNLMATREAKDAWALLRFLADSNDDLALIAVLRSPFFAVSDRVLFAVVQTLPKETSWWQHVKGADVPELSIAVNVLNQLLFKRNEEPPTRLLQIADRLTGYTAVIANLPGAARREADWRGFRELVRSLEQGTGDLFGVVRRLKRLVDKEVNVPRLPLEAGDAVALMTIYAAKGLEWPVVVVTDLTRSKPNTNTEPIYFDPEFGVALAWENDAGEKQKPVLYRCLEHLRKQREEAEALRVLYVALTRVRDQLILTAADTRGTGLERLRPGLEAAGILIEELPFNPANALPPVPPAPPIPDALPQLLINSVGSGLFELPVTALSEYARCPKRFQFRFVEGHPGLGEGVARASQVGTLVHSALERGIRDADTLARFAEGSVSREWVEEAIALAQRFDRDPAFALFQEALASREQAVTLTVEQLRLNGVVDLVGNDWVLDFKTDQEVTPQHHRFQLWAYAWALARQKAHIAYLRHNQLHTFDATELKIASQEVQTLVQGILNGHYPAVPSQENCRGCSYSEICELRHNEPTEWNSSTVEATASVRNGS encoded by the coding sequence ATGAGTCTGACGACTGAACAGCAAACCGCCGCTTATGCCAAAACTAGCGTTGCCGTAACAGCCGGTGCGGGAACGGGTAAAACCCATATGCTGGCTGAACGCTACCTCTACTATTTGCGGGAGAACGACTTTTCCCCGTTGGAAATTGTCGCAGTGACCTTTACTGAGAAGGCTGCGAAGGAATTGCGATCGCGCATTCGTGCCTTAGTCGCCAAACAGCTTCCGGATCGAACTGACCTGTTAGCGGAATTAGAAGCCGCTCAGATTAGTACCCTTCATGCCCTCGCCAGCCGCATTTGTCGCGAACACCCTAACGAGGCGGGGGTTCCACCAGATTTTACCATCCTAGACGAACTAGAGGGCGAACTTTGGCTGTCGGATTGTCTGGAAGCTGCATTAGCTCAGTTACCGGCTCGCTTATATGAGCTAATTCCCTACTCTTTAATGTCTAAGGCATTGGAGAGCTTAATTGCAGACCCCATTGCTGCCGAACGCGCTTTGTGTAAGGGAACGCAAAATTGGTCGAACTTGGCAGCGCAGTTACAACAGCAGGCATTAGAGGAGTTGTTAAACCATCCGAGTTGGGAAGAAGCTCGAAACACCCTGAATCAATTTGTAGGAAAAGCAGGCGATCGCCTTGAGGAATTTCGACAAGTTGCAGTGCAAGCCATGACGGCTATAGAGAGCAAAGAGAACCTCCAAGAGTCATTGGCAGCAATCAACAGCATTAAACTCAACGTCGGGAGCAAAAAAAATTGGCAGGCAGGAGCCTTAGAAATCGTTAAAGATGTCCTCAAGAACCTGCGGGGTCAAGTCGAAAAGGCACTGGATGCTGACTTAATAACTCTCGAATTCGGCTCGATAGACACCCAACTCCTCGAAATGCTCCCAGCACTGCGAGAAGCGTATGGGTCAGTCCTGGACTACTTGAACAGTGTAAAGCGCCGTTCGAGAATCCTGACCTTCGCTGACTTAGAAGTTCACGCCCTCCGGGCGCTGTCTGACCTAAAAGTGCAATCTTACTACCAACAGCGCTGGCAGGTTTTTTTAGTTGATGAGTTTCAGGATACCAACCCCACTCAAGCCGAGTTACTGGAGGTCTTGACTCACCACAGCCAGCTAACGATTGTCGGGGATGTGAAACAATCCATTTATGGTTTCCGGCGAGCCGATGTTAGAGTCTTCAATCAGTTTCGCGATCGCATCCTGAATACGGATGGCGTTGAAGTCATACTCAACAAAAGTTTCCGCACCCATCAATCCCTCATCACTCAGATTAACGGCATATTTGCACCCGTTTTAGGCGAACTCCACCAAGACTTAAGCGCACATCGTAACGAAGCCCCTCACCCTCATCCTCATCTGCGGGTTGAAGTCGTTCAAGGGGAAGATGGAGTAAACAAAGCCCAACGCCAGTTGGTTGAAGCACACCACATTGCCCAGCGGATTAAGGCAATGATTGATGCTCAAACACCAATTCATGATAAACGCACTAACCAATTGCGTCCGCTGACACCGGGAGATATTGCGATTCTCTCACGCACCTGGGAACCTTTGGAAATTTATGGGGAAGCGCTAGCGGCTGTAGGAATTCCCATTGCTCCAGCGGGAGGCGGTAATCTTATGGCTACGCGAGAAGCCAAAGATGCTTGGGCGCTGTTGCGGTTTTTGGCTGACTCGAATGATGACCTAGCGCTGATTGCTGTACTGCGGAGTCCGTTTTTTGCTGTAAGTGATCGCGTCCTGTTTGCCGTTGTCCAAACCCTGCCGAAAGAAACGTCCTGGTGGCAGCACGTTAAAGGCGCAGATGTTCCAGAACTTTCAATAGCGGTGAACGTCCTCAATCAGCTCCTTTTTAAACGCAACGAAGAACCGCCGACACGCCTCCTACAGATAGCAGACCGATTAACAGGATACACCGCCGTTATTGCTAACTTACCAGGAGCTGCTCGACGGGAAGCTGACTGGCGAGGATTTCGGGAACTGGTGCGGAGTTTGGAGCAAGGAACGGGCGACTTGTTTGGTGTGGTGCGCCGTCTCAAGCGTTTGGTTGATAAAGAGGTCAACGTCCCTCGACTGCCTTTGGAAGCTGGCGATGCTGTGGCTTTGATGACGATTTATGCAGCGAAAGGCTTGGAGTGGCCTGTTGTTGTCGTGACTGACCTGACACGCTCAAAGCCTAACACCAACACTGAGCCAATTTACTTTGACCCAGAATTCGGAGTTGCCCTCGCTTGGGAAAATGATGCTGGGGAAAAGCAAAAACCTGTGCTTTATCGGTGCTTAGAACACTTGCGAAAACAGAGAGAAGAAGCCGAAGCGCTGCGAGTTTTGTACGTGGCTTTAACGAGAGTCCGCGACCAGCTCATTCTAACAGCCGCCGATACTCGTGGGACAGGGTTAGAGCGGCTGCGTCCCGGTCTTGAGGCGGCAGGTATTTTGATTGAAGAGCTTCCCTTTAATCCGGCTAACGCCCTGCCTCCCGTCCCCCCAGCACCGCCGATACCTGACGCATTGCCCCAACTTCTAATTAACTCGGTTGGTTCGGGACTATTTGAATTGCCAGTAACCGCATTGAGCGAGTATGCCCGCTGTCCTAAGCGATTTCAGTTCCGCTTTGTCGAGGGACATCCGGGGTTGGGTGAGGGTGTTGCTCGTGCGTCGCAGGTGGGAACTCTCGTTCACTCGGCACTGGAACGCGGTATTCGAGATGCAGACACTCTGGCTCGTTTCGCTGAGGGAAGTGTTAGTCGAGAATGGGTAGAAGAAGCGATCGCGCTGGCACAACGTTTCGATCGAGACCCAGCTTTTGCTTTGTTCCAGGAGGCATTGGCGAGTCGGGAACAGGCTGTGACATTAACCGTGGAACAGCTAAGGCTTAACGGTGTTGTCGATCTAGTTGGCAATGACTGGGTGTTAGACTTCAAAACAGACCAAGAGGTAACTCCCCAGCACCACCGTTTTCAGCTTTGGGCTTATGCCTGGGCTTTAGCACGCCAAAAGGCTCACATCGCCTATCTGCGGCACAACCAATTGCACACTTTTGATGCTACTGAACTGAAAATAGCAAGTCAGGAAGTACAAACGCTGGTACAGGGCATTTTAAATGGACATTATCCTGCTGTGCCGTCTCAGGAAAACTGTCGGGGGTGTTCTTATAGTGAGATTTGCGAGCTACGTCACAATGAGCCAACCGAGTGGAACTCTTCTACTGTTGAGGCAACGGCATCTGTTCGTAATGGCTCCTAA
- a CDS encoding DUF2357 domain-containing protein, with amino-acid sequence MLPQKPVLGQWQILTDAESAIINAVQISPQSRRYVFPDANQHFSLRLSNEISHERVFPIWQIPSDLLLESIRFFGWERQALVDQDSAWEEWVNISPLVQKPDIEKTIRLQRLEELIKKHLGHIEEICHRPRTYLKMETERLPVSRVQRISPHATEFLTAHTEDWEKRTFRKVRPKRVLCLIREDLLDIYENKVTARLIEHLLKYLQTRILKVQALQRELEQADDFSKDTQKIHWRNRDRICNLWGEQFEAGTALKTAEETLKILKQLKYKLLGLLDTELYRTLPKHADVGNTLKRTNILINDQHYRYVDRLWQAWSPWKRGQMKNAQQVFDAFQEVFKGFEAFCLLLISRALTGNSKANDEGLGFKTSNSRLPNPGDSIQFKSLRGNISLTWQRDGIFLLEAEGIQRLRLVPLLLPLTATSDEDTVNPILSEFASIFSNQHREQTIILYLGGEDKQQELLFSLQRQTNTLGNDRFTEELALALLPVSPLEVVSVERVARAIQWWFCSQHYQAYPYTIEGKLHPLLLEQNTWIVQQGREYKLFRPPAPDEQSLFNERLSKLINQAKSRGSAAKGELVELQKFNNLPIQTQDRFKPLLICPTCYQETDRFTHLDSQCFRCDCEKCGSTWGTRTCRNCGERYPYIQMSSSDSIHSLHHQQVGWIDGAFGRNTLAIPCWNDKSGSNFICSSCGACSRAASTHCGSCSRCDNPRDQGMP; translated from the coding sequence ATGCTACCCCAGAAACCAGTACTTGGTCAGTGGCAAATTTTGACTGACGCAGAATCGGCGATCATCAATGCTGTTCAAATTTCGCCCCAGTCCAGGCGATATGTCTTTCCAGATGCTAACCAGCATTTTTCGCTGCGCCTGTCCAATGAAATTTCACACGAAAGAGTTTTTCCTATTTGGCAGATTCCCTCTGACCTGTTGCTAGAGAGCATTCGGTTTTTTGGATGGGAGCGGCAAGCATTAGTTGATCAAGATAGTGCATGGGAAGAGTGGGTGAACATATCGCCTCTAGTGCAGAAGCCTGACATTGAGAAAACAATTCGTCTCCAGCGCCTAGAAGAACTCATTAAAAAGCATCTTGGGCATATTGAGGAGATTTGCCATCGTCCCAGAACTTATCTCAAGATGGAAACCGAGCGACTGCCTGTCTCCCGTGTACAGCGAATCTCGCCTCATGCTACGGAATTTTTGACGGCTCATACTGAGGACTGGGAGAAACGCACCTTTCGTAAGGTACGCCCTAAACGAGTTTTATGTCTAATTCGGGAAGATTTGTTAGACATCTATGAGAACAAAGTCACTGCCCGATTGATTGAGCATCTACTGAAATACCTCCAGACACGAATCCTAAAGGTGCAAGCTCTTCAGAGAGAATTAGAGCAGGCAGACGATTTTTCTAAAGATACTCAGAAGATTCATTGGAGAAATCGAGACCGAATTTGTAACCTGTGGGGTGAACAATTTGAGGCTGGAACTGCTCTAAAAACGGCGGAAGAAACTCTCAAAATACTGAAACAATTGAAATACAAGTTACTCGGCTTGTTAGATACAGAACTGTACCGTACCCTTCCAAAACATGCCGATGTTGGCAACACCCTTAAACGAACAAATATTCTGATCAACGATCAGCACTATCGCTATGTCGATCGCCTTTGGCAAGCTTGGAGTCCTTGGAAACGCGGACAGATGAAAAATGCCCAGCAGGTCTTTGATGCTTTTCAGGAAGTTTTTAAGGGATTTGAGGCATTTTGTTTATTACTGATTAGCCGTGCTTTAACAGGAAACAGTAAGGCGAATGATGAAGGATTAGGATTTAAAACTAGCAATTCTCGCCTTCCAAATCCTGGTGATTCCATCCAATTCAAAAGTTTGAGAGGTAATATTAGCCTAACATGGCAACGGGATGGAATTTTCCTGCTGGAAGCAGAGGGGATTCAACGTCTACGGTTAGTTCCACTTCTGCTACCACTGACTGCTACGTCAGATGAAGATACAGTTAATCCTATCCTTAGCGAATTTGCATCAATTTTTTCTAATCAACACCGAGAGCAGACAATCATTCTATATCTAGGGGGAGAAGATAAGCAGCAGGAGCTTTTGTTCTCATTGCAGCGACAAACTAATACCTTGGGCAATGACCGCTTTACAGAAGAATTGGCTCTGGCTCTATTGCCCGTCAGTCCATTGGAAGTAGTCAGTGTTGAGCGAGTTGCTCGTGCAATTCAATGGTGGTTTTGCAGCCAACATTATCAAGCCTATCCCTATACAATTGAAGGAAAATTGCATCCCCTGCTACTGGAACAAAATACCTGGATTGTTCAGCAAGGACGAGAATACAAACTGTTTCGTCCACCTGCTCCAGATGAGCAGAGCCTTTTCAACGAGCGTCTCTCAAAACTAATTAATCAAGCTAAGTCTCGCGGATCAGCAGCTAAGGGGGAGTTAGTTGAACTGCAAAAGTTTAATAACTTACCTATTCAAACACAAGACCGATTCAAGCCACTGTTGATATGCCCAACCTGTTATCAGGAGACTGATCGCTTCACGCACCTAGACAGTCAATGCTTCCGCTGCGACTGTGAAAAGTGTGGTAGTACTTGGGGAACTCGAACTTGTAGAAACTGTGGCGAAAGATATCCTTACATTCAGATGTCTAGTTCAGACAGCATTCACTCACTCCATCACCAGCAAGTAGGATGGATCGATGGCGCGTTTGGCAGAAATACTCTAGCTATTCCCTGTTGGAATGATAAGAGTGGCAGCAACTTTATTTGCTCTTCTTGTGGAGCTTGCAGTCGAGCCGCATCAACTCACTGTGGGAGCTGTAGCCGTTGCGATAATCCTCGCGACCAAGGAATGCCTTAA